ATTGCATGGCATACATGCCCATTGCTTTTTGGCGTTCCTCTTCGTGCCGGAAGGCTGCTTCAACTAGTGGATTGTAGCGTAGCATTGGGCCGTATGGATCACGATATGGATCCATTGTCCAGCCACCAGCTCCGGGCGGGGCGAAATGGGTAAGTGGTGGACCACCCATTGTGGGTGGCATCATTGAGCGGGAAAGGTGAGGTGGTGGTGGAAGAACATGGCCTCCATGGCGAGCAGTCATGAAGGGATGATGGGCAGCGCTAGCTGCCTGAGCGGCAGCAAGGCTTTGGTGGTAACGCGGGTCGGATCGCATCATCATTTCTTCCTCTTTGCGAGTATCGATGCGAGGATGTTCTTCTTTGATTCGAATATCTGGGCCATCAGCGGAGCCGTTTCTCAATGGAGATCTATCACGTGCAGCGTTATTGGAGCTTTCATTCATTCGCTGTTGCTGAATTAATCGCTCGCGTTCCATTTCCCGGCGTTCCATTTCACGGCGCTCACGTTCTTTGCGTTCACGCTCTCGTTCCCTTTCCCTCTCACGTTCTTGTTGTTCACGTTTGAGTTTTTCTTCCTTTTCTTTGCGTTCGCGTTCTTCACGTTCGCGACGCTGGCGTTCACGTTCACGGTGTTCCCGTTCACGTATTTCACGTTCACGTTCCCGTTCACGTTCTTCAGCTTCGCGACGAGCTGCATCGAGTCCAGGATCGGGCTTAAGAGGCCATGCGGCTTGCGCAGGACCAGGAGGATAGCCAACAGTTCGTTGGAGACtcctaaaatcaaaatcaaaaacaatattagtttaaaattgcaatgttatcagaaaaaaataacaacttaCGTTCTCCATGGATCATGAATGGCGGCGCCCATTGGAATATCCCGGCCAAAATGCGGCAGACCAGCAAAACCAACAAAAGGTCCAGGATACCGTCCGAATGGGGAGACTGCTGTACCTATCCAAAATTTAATATACATTTAATAAATTGTTCCTTAATTGAAGTTCCTTTTATATAAATTACCCATATGACTAGGCGGTGCTCCAAGATAACTCGCCGATAGTGGCGACGTTTCGAATGGTGACCGGCCGGGAAGACCTTGTGGATAACCAGCTGTTGGTTGCATTTCACTAGGTCGATGCAAACCTGAAGCAGCAGCTGCTGCTGCCGCTGCCGATGAATTGAACATATGCGATGGTGATCGCAATATATCATTCATTGTTGCTGGTGATGGCTTTAGACCTAAGGGCGGCGGAGCACCTGATCCAGATGAACTATTCGAATTACCAGATGAGGCGGCTGCAGCGGCTGCTGCTGCAGCTGCTTTGTCTGGATTTTGTTTATTCTGGTGATAGTAGATCTCCCACGCTATTCGCACATGCATTGCATTCCATCGACCAGTTTTCTAAaagagaaatacaaaaatatttttaacaggtTTGCTTGGTTGAAAAGAAgtggataaataaattaaatgaataatCCAACCGACACAAAGAGTGTAAAAATGCAGTTAATAGAAAAATACTAGTGCACAGATAGGAgcatatttatgaaaaaaaaaaaaaaaataatataaaaagcaATCCGAAtgatgagaaaaaattaaaaaattttaatatgtagTTAACTTCAAAATGCAGGACTAAAAATGAGAAtcttataccaaaattttcaaTGTGTTACGATTTTTAAAGGAATTGTATTCAAAATTAAGAGATTTGTATGTTTGCTCGACCACAAAATGATAGCATAGCAACCAAATTTTGGaagaaattgatttaaaatcattCGGTATTCCAAAACGGTTGTAGATTGCGTAGTGCCTAGTGATTCTCTACTAGAAACTGCCTCTAAAATTGTTCAATATTATCGTcgatgttttaaaaaaactgatataactcaaaaatcttaatttttcagtaaagctgtttttccaagtttttcaattctccatactattttcataaattgaagaaaaagaatCAGCTGTGTGATAGGATGCAATccttttaatttacaaaaaattaagaatgtaTTGTTTCCAATAGGTATATTGGCATAAATAACTCAAAAGCCAGGATTTTAGAGTTATgccggttttttaaaaaaagcaactTTATGTCTTTTTTGACGAATTCAATTCTGAGAGATACTTTGGCACTGTTttgttacctttttttaaagaacgTTAAAGGTTGGGATTGACAGATTTGTTCAGTAGAAGATCTTATCGCTTAAGCGCTACATACCACTATTTTAGTGATCCTAATAATTGCTTGTGAAATGTAAGGTCACGTTCTAAACAGGATTGGGAAACCTGATTAGTCATAACTCATTTGCGGTGATTTGTGATTGTGCAGTGGTAGGTTAAGCAGTCACTTGCTACTCGTCAAAAGAATATGAATATCCCAATAGCATTTTAAGCTATGTATTCTGCTGGTTCAATGACACGATTCCCAATGAAATTGTCAATTTGTGTGTTCTTTATcgaatttatgtatgtatgattggaaaagtaataattttgcCTGCCTGAGTTTAAGAGTATAATTCCAAATGTTTGTTCTTTTGGCCTTCTCatatttttgatcataatatctGCAATTCCGCAATATGGTACGTGCCTTTGCTAAGGTGTCTGCTTCTTCGTTTCTTTCAACTCTAACATGTCCAGGGACCCAATAGAGTCTTATGTTGTTAATCTTGCCAATTTCGTTTAGCTCTTTCTTGGGTATTTTCTTTCGAGATTTCGCTCTGCACATTTATATATACCCTTAATTTCAAATATGCTAGAAAACTGTTCCATAAAATGGAAAGTTTGGTACTAAGCCCAAATGTTCCTGCTCCAGTTCCCTTAGAGGTTCGCGAACCATCAGTGTACCTGATGGCATGAAAGTGACCTTTGCTACATTTGTAACACCTATTCGCTGTATCTAGAGCAGTTCGTACTCCAATTACGCTTTCATAGTAGTCACCAAAAAGTTTGCAACTATAAAAATTTGCTGCCTATAAACTGCCAACCGGTTTCCttaaaaacttagaaaaaacgtTTTTGGTGTTAAACTCTAGTTCGGAAGTTTCTGTTCCGAAGGGCATTCAGTAATGTATAATGACCCTGTCTGGAACAATACAGAACACGATTTTCTCTACTTGCTTATGAGTCAGAATCAGAACAGATTCGGAAAactgttaaattttgtttgactttttttgcTGTGTCCTGTTCTGTTGTACATTTATTTCTCATTTAACAAAGTATCGACATAAGTTGATTGAGGCCGTAATTCTTCAATCGCTTATAACATTATTTGCCTCAATATTCACCACTCATAAATCGTATTATAAGTATGGTGAaagttttcatagtttttttttcggaataaGCGATCATAACTTAAGAGTGGTCCAGACCACTCATTAGTTGTATGAATAGTATAGAAAATAGTGtggtaaatatttttatgaGAGTCTTAAGTAATGAGAATACCGAATTTTGAGTCATGCTGTTTTGTGATGCAGACTTTTGCAAAATTAGTCAgaatttcatgactttttgttctagtttttcaaaattacctGTTTCTCCTTCTTTCTAAGCCACTTACCATTCTAGAGGTCAATAATACCTCTTTTCTTTacttattttaaatcaaaataaaatactttatcATAATCGTAACACATTGTTTTATCcatacaaacacaaacaaaaaaatataaaaaaaagagatgatttttttttttttttggttgattgaAATATGTGAAATAAAATGAGAAAACAAACTTAAACCTACCATTTGCTTAGGCTTAGTGGGATCAACGATCGGGGTCGGTTGCTGCGAAACGAAATGAAAGAATGAATGAGTGTTAGcgagatgaatttttttttttttaagaaacaaaagtaaagaatatttttgtttgaatagttTCATGAAACGTATAAAAAAAAGCGTATGAAATTGGCGtgtttatgtgtgtgtgtaaaaTATTAAGCGAATTTATGTACATGGCGAAAATAGAATTCTGTTATTTTGATGGTGAAATCAAAAGCAAATAAGTCAGAAatccaaaataccaaaaaataaagttaaagataaatgaaaagtgttaaaaaaacgCCACCGCCGTTGTCACACAAAATAAATGCTTTGCGGCGAATTCAATGAATTTCACCACAATGTCTTTTCATGATAAcggtataattttttgtaattaccTTTGGAGCAAAAGATGGCAGATGGCTAGGAGGCACAAACGGTGTCGGACCGCCAAGTCCGGGGTGCAACAGACTGGGCGAATAACCTGGATAACCAGGTATACCCAGACTGGTCCTATAGAAAGGCGAATCAACGGCACCCATTTTGGGTATATCCTTGAATAGTGGCGGGGGAAACATTGATGTTGCAGCTGGTGGCGGCGCCGATGGCATCAATTGTTGATGCTGGTGCTGATGCAGGTGCGTATGTTGGTGCTGATGATGATGGAGTTCTTGCCGTAAATAGGTTGGCGGTGGGACAGCCAATCCGGAACGATCCAAAAATCGGCTATCTAGCTCACGACGGAGGAGATCTGCTTGATCAGCTGTAAaagattaaaaatgaaaaaattaatgttagAGTTAAGTTAGTCTCCAGAGCGTTTCTAGTGGTAACCTTTAGGAAACACATCCTTAAGAGGTTCCATCAAATTCTGTGGATTCTTACTTTTGCTTGACTGGAAGAGAGATTCTGCGGAGAATGGATGTGGAGCTGTAGTCGATGCGGAGCTAACAGCAACCGGTGGCGGATGCGGCGCAGCAAACAGTGGGGGCTGAAATGTGGAATGCGTCGTTGACGCCGACGAATGATGCGGCGAAGCTGAATTAGCGCTACTCGATGAagtctgttgttgttgttgttgttgctgctgctgctgttgttgttgctgttgttgttgctgttgttgttgctgctgctggtgctgttgttgttgttgttgttgtggtagGGTTGGGGGAGGTGTAGGTCGCGTCACAGTACTCGTTGTGGCCGGCGATAGTTGCGTCGCATTAGTTGAGCTGCAAGTCAAtacaaaaaacacattaaaaccATTCCTAGCTGAATTGATCGTTTTAAGACTTACCTTGACGGCCAAGAATTCTTGGGCGGATATGGTAGACTAGAAGGAGTGGTCGCGGCACCAATGGATGTCGGTGGCAGTGACAGTGGCGAGGAGGTCGCACCATGGGAACTGCTACTACTACTGCTATTACTATTGTAATGCTGTTGCAGCGCTGATGGTGATGGTCCAGCTTGTGGAGCAGTATTGTATGGCAATCCGACGCTGCCACCAGGCGTCGTTGCCGATGATCTCGACAAACTACTTACATTACTACTGTAAGATTAAAACAACAAAAGGTTAATTCAGTTTCATTTGGAAGACATGGTAAAACCTACCTATAACTTTCCCGTTCCCGATTCGGACTATGTCCTCTCGGCGAATGAGTTCGTGGAATCACAGATGATGAACTGTTTACACCAAGGCCGGCAACTGAGGGGTGCTGTGGCGGCATCTGGTGCTGTTGACCCGGCCCCTGTTGCATGTGCTGGGCATGTTGATGGGACTGCAGCGCCAGCTGGTGTTGAGCAGCAGCTTGCtgatgctgctgttgttgttgttgctgctgttgttgttgctgttgttgatgGTGGTGCGATAGCGCCAATTGTTGCTGCCGTTGCATATGCTGTTGGTGTTGATGCTGGTGTTGAAGTTGGGCGCTTAATGATGACTGCTGATCCCTGAGAATGCTGCCTGCTAGAAGAGTTTGCTGCGGCCCAACGCCACCACTCGCCGACTGGACACTCATCATGTGTGGTGGTGGTCCGTATGGCGATTGTGACTGCTGGGGATGTGGCGAAGAGGGTATTGAACCATGCGGATTAGTCTGTCCTGGCGACGAAATAGGTAAACCATTGTTACTATTGCCGCCAGGCATCATGACCCCGCTGCCGCCGCTTGACGGCGTATGCGGCCGCACAGATTTCGAGACTATCAGTGGCGATTCCCGATTACCAGTCCGGGAATCGATGGTGCGTGGTGACGCTGTCGGCGATGGCACTGCTGGAGGCAGATACGGGCTATGGTGCAAGTTATTGTACGGAGCATACAGCGGATAGTTAGGGTATGGCGTCCGGTACGCTGCCGATGGTGGAATACTACTAGTGCCACCATTCGCAGCTATACTTGCACCATTCACTGAAGGCGCTGTAGCAGTGTGCACTGCCCCGGTGGCCACAGCGGGACTATTTGTGCGTCCGCTTGCCGCTGCCGCACTATCCAATCCCGGATGATGAACACTCGGTGCGATTGGTGGTGGGGCAGCGGGCGCTGTTGCTGGTGGAGGCTGTGGCATCGGAACTGCCAGCGATCCAGGAATTGGTTGTACTAAACTGCTACCGCTATTACTATTTAAACTTAGGCTACTACTGGTGCTGATGTTGCTATTgatgttgctgctgttgctgccGCTATTGCCGCTGTTATTGGTCGTAACTTGCATTTGTTGTGGCGCCTGCGTCAGTTGTTGCAATTGcggatgctgctgctgctgttgttgtatTGATGGGGATGTTGGTGATACTCGAGAACTGGTTATGGGATGCGATGTAGTTATCGATGGTGGTATTGATGTGGCAAAGCCATTAGCCAATGTTGTTAGTGGTGAGCCAACTAAAGAGCTAATGCCAACCGGTGAATGAATAGAACCGGGTGGCTTAGGAGATGCTGATGTCGCTGTTTGTGGGGAATGAGgcagttgttgttgctgctgcgactgctgctgttgttgttgcagttgttgctgttgttgttgcaattgttgttgctgttgttgcaattgttgctgctgttgttgcaattgctgctgctgttgttgttgttgttgcagttTATTGCTAGGCGACGATGTTGTTGTGCTCGTTGGAGGAATTTTTGCTGTCGCAGATAGTGGCTTAATATGGCCCGTCACCATTTGCGGTTGTGTTGAGATCGGTAACAAATGTGTGCTTATTGGACCATTTGAGAcctgaaaatgataaaaaaggtagatttagaagggttttttagaaaatgtaaaagctATAGGCATAAATAGGGTCAAGAGCTGGCAATGAGCTTTACAAACGATAGAAAACGGAGAAGCATCGGATTTTCACGGAAGCGATTAAGGAAATGAAGTATTGCTATTAGGGAAACAAAATTCGCAAGCTAATAGAGACCTCGCAAGGATATACCAACTTGGTATATGCGAGTTCCATAGAGAGATAAATCGAAGAATAACTCTTTCCAATCGCTGTTTTTTTGGGGCTAAAAGGCATTTAAGCTGTAAAGTCCTCTCTCAAAGAACCAAGGAAGCCCTATACTACTAAATCATCTTTGCTGTATGGTGCAGATGCATGGACGTTGACAAGAGCGAATGTAAACCTTCTGGGTTGCTTTGAGAGAAAGATTTTTCAGGTAAAGTTCAGTCGGAATCGAACTCAGAACTGGCTTCATAGTCCATCGCACGGAAAAACCTTCCGCCATTTGAAATGTGTCGATGGCTATATCTGTAAGGTAAGCTATATCGCAATATTCAACTTGTTAGAAGACGACTAATAATTCCGTGAAGTCGTATTCAAAAGTAAACCGAATCTTCGTTTCATAGACCAAGCGGTAGCGGATGCCACATCAATCAAACGGTCTCCACGACTGGAGGCCGTACGCTGAAGTCATGAAATTTGAAAAGCCGGATCCTTCATTGATCGGGAACCattaatatttgacattttgaagaagaaaaagtttatttttcataatgtttTGAATTTGGGATAACTTTGTCCTGGAAAAACTAGCATAATCTTTAAGACAAACAATGCAAATTCTACTCTAATTCAATAACCAAAATTAACCCTATCATGGATttgcttaaacaaaaattctctcatcatttaataaacaaatataataccaATACCCAACTTAATATTATGGCCCTTTGCgttaataaattcaattaatgCTAACTTTACAGACGATAGCTTTGCTGTTTCCCCTTCTAGCGCGATAAAATCGTTGCTTTTCATCAATCTGCCGGCAATATAATCCGCCCTTTTCGGACTTTGTAATCGCATTACCAATATCATTTGATTATCTTTGTATAGCACAAGCTTCGCCGTCGTCATCGTATTAACCGTAGAGAGAGAGAATGAATCTCCATCATGCCGCTGCCTTCGGTATATTTCCTCTAACCACCACTTACTGTTAAAACAATTCCGCCATCCGATTAAGTGGATATGCAGCAGCTAACTTGGGATTTTCCAATTTACCTCGACTGATTTTCACGCTGCTTTGTGGTAGGACGAGAGGACGAGTGAGAAAGAGTTCATGATGGCGTATAGCATGGCGCGTTAAACCGACATTCCTTCTCTGTGCTAGCTCATCCCCCTCTGGAGGATTAAAATTCGTATTCGTTGTCATCGTCAGAAGCAAAAGCAACGCAAGGATACCATAGAGAGCATAGacgttcattcattcattcgtttGGTTTGGTTTCGGTTcgttcatcgtcgtcgtcgttccgTTGGCGTTGTCGTTTACAGACAAAGAGAGGAAGAGAACAAACCGGAACAGGAACTACCGAGACAGGAaccattttgttttaataccTCTCCACAATTCTGTCGCTATCTACAATCCCTTTTTGCTCAATCGTATAAACCCTCATCCCAACCCCATCTCATAATATAAAATGTGTATAGGAGGTACACACAGATGGAACATTTTAAAACGACCCCTGTTTTTTAAGCACAGAGCAGAGGCAGAGAAGCCAACAGAAGCAGAGGAGCTCTTTTCAACGGTAATGGTGGAAGTGGAAGTACATAGAAGCAGAAGCATATTTTTGTCGTATAGAAATTTTCTATAGAGAAGGAGCAGAGCATTGGCTGTTCCTATACTCTTGACTATACGACATCGTATAGCCGCCGCCGTCGATTTCGACATCGTCGTTGCGCCATTTGTAATTCAAAGCAATTATTTGAACTACAAACAG
This DNA window, taken from Episyrphus balteatus chromosome 2, idEpiBalt1.1, whole genome shotgun sequence, encodes the following:
- the LOC129910012 gene encoding homeobox protein 5 isoform X4 — encoded protein: MKPSPNHTQTLQMHQQQQLQQQQQQQQQQLQQQQQQSHDQLTLPPPAPHNSSGSITTATTTTFPYHLQLPPPSPTSTITAISNSVANNNNNINNATTNDFVDSDPELTSSTADGSIPPHHAGNATNGNCLNAKQQRQQKRRRERAQRMQAERDNRVVCSGGGAGSVGDDSNNSSGNLTTSNSNGSSGSNLIPPTDSIASLLLNPPNSPEGHTGLMAAPSDSEGESLDEDLLSTSSSSTLLLPRDKPPPRPPPPVRRKLPKSPVLEEEIIDGFAILEFKTYEDLEFAIKLGQKRKEKRLSALEELTSTYCIEDVKLPKIIDTGQPHPVRGITNLVGAVALNLPGIEKDLVVTNSREQHWNNNYQNSNLVHSNNNKNQNLNINNNNNSNSSENNNNNSASNNVILNVNSINNTLNNNNNNNNNNNNNSSSNNINNNNSSNSNTNNTTNNSSNNINNTNSNNNGNSNSDVGVVIVETTPTTTPTPSTPMDTSSSPTLLNNSDVTAGGNDTSNNSNNGGIVSANILSNGNSVGVNNSSVNTNNNVTPMAVDSLSNNNVAIAEETTVNCTNVTVTAGGTVPAVTVANCNNNNNSSSNNINNTISHAAESAANTNIELITSHATHNSITLAQDAGTSDDSGRASERLTTSSVAPRDADSSRDRLSDASSRCSSGKGYICDSEGDDDKVFTKLHIVFQGSDGGSVVFPSTPTQVTNTTPSPTTPRKSSDFPNQTGLPLSNGPLGLGGSASPVPVQSPTTAAIVAGGGVKGGSIVVGSVGGSGGGSIGMAVGVGPGQTQQPAPSPAPAALPPPNLPPPYTTTPMQVSNGPISTHLLPISTQPQMVTGHIKPLSATAKIPPTSTTTSSPSNKLQQQQQQQQQLQQQQQQLQQQQQQLQQQQQQLQQQQQQSQQQQQLPHSPQTATSASPKPPGSIHSPVGISSLVGSPLTTLANGFATSIPPSITTSHPITSSRVSPTSPSIQQQQQQHPQLQQLTQAPQQMQVTTNNSGNSGSNSSNINSNISTSSSLSLNSNSGSSLVQPIPGSLAVPMPQPPPATAPAAPPPIAPSVHHPGLDSAAAASGRTNSPAVATGAVHTATAPSVNGASIAANGGTSSIPPSAAYRTPYPNYPLYAPYNNLHHSPYLPPAVPSPTASPRTIDSRTGNRESPLIVSKSVRPHTPSSGGSGVMMPGGNSNNGLPISSPGQTNPHGSIPSSPHPQQSQSPYGPPPHMMSVQSASGGVGPQQTLLAGSILRDQQSSLSAQLQHQHQHQQHMQRQQQLALSHHHQQQQQQQQQQQQQQHQQAAAQHQLALQSHQHAQHMQQGPGQQHQMPPQHPSVAGLGVNSSSSVIPRTHSPRGHSPNRERESYSSNVSSLSRSSATTPGGSVGLPYNTAPQAGPSPSALQQHYNSNSSSSSSSHGATSSPLSLPPTSIGAATTPSSLPYPPKNSWPSSSTNATQLSPATTSTVTRPTPPPTLPQQQQQQQHQQQQQQQQQQQQQQQQQQQQQQQQQTSSSSANSASPHHSSASTTHSTFQPPLFAAPHPPPVAVSSASTTAPHPFSAESLFQSSKSKNPQNLMEPLKDVFPKADQADLLRRELDSRFLDRSGLAVPPPTYLRQELHHHQHQHTHLHQHQHQQLMPSAPPPAATSMFPPPLFKDIPKMGAVDSPFYRTSLGIPGYPGYSPSLLHPGLGGPTPFVPPSHLPSFAPKKTGRWNAMHVRIAWEIYYHQNKQNPDKAAAAAAAAAASSGNSNSSSGSGAPPPLGLKPSPATMNDILRSPSHMFNSSAAAAAAAASGLHRPSEMQPTAGYPQGLPGRSPFETSPLSASYLGAPPSHMGTAVSPFGRYPGPFVGFAGLPHFGRDIPMGAAIHDPWRTSLQRTVGYPPGPAQAAWPLKPDPGLDAARREAEEREREREREIREREHRERERQRREREERERKEKEEKLKREQQERERERERERERKERERREMERREMERERLIQQQRMNESSNNAARDRSPLRNGSADGPDIRIKEEHPRIDTRKEEEMMMRSDPRYHQSLAAAQAASAAHHPFMTARHGGHVLPPPPHLSRSMMPPTMGGPPLTHFAPPGAGGWTMDPYRDPYGPMLRYNPLVEAAFRHEEERQKAMGMYAMQSAAHLRGKEPSPIPPAVGPPPPHHRMQQVSHKPQPPPPHMQGMQVSVDMHKKEDNAPAR